The following is a genomic window from bacterium.
TATTGTCAGGCTTTAGCTGGGAAAGTATTCAATAACCGTCTCTTAGAACTGCCCGGAGGTATCGATCATGAAGTCATTGATTGTTGAGGATGATTTTGTAGCCCGCCGTATTTTGAAAGATATCCTTTCCGCCTATGGCCACTGTGATATAGCTATTGACGGCCAGGAAGCGGTTTGCGCCTTTCGGATGGCCTGGGAAGAGAACAGACCCTATGATCTGGTCTGCATGGATATCATGATGCCGAATATAGATGGCCACGAAGCGCTCAGACAAATCCGCGAGCTCGAAGATCTTCTCTGTATCACCAATTCACGAAAGGTAAAGGCAATTATGCTCAGCGCCCTTGACGATCCTAAAAATGTGGTCCGTGCATTTGCCAAGGGAGAAGTGTCCTCTTATCTGGTCAAGCCGATCAAAAAGCAGGACCTTGTTGCCGCAATAAGCAAGCTTGGGCTCCTTGCCTGAGATGCTCCTTATAGACAAAGAGACATCGAAAGTGGAAGCGGCTTCCAGCCCCTTGAAGAAGCGACAGGATGGCGCTTCCACTGTGGAGGCGGGTTTCTGGCGAAAGATCGCCGCTCGTATTGTCAGCAGCGGATCGGGGGACAAGTCTGCTAGGCTGCAGCGCGAGGGTATTTCCTGATTTTTCGTTTGAGCGTCTTGATCCTTTTCCTCAATCGACTCACTTTGACAGCGTCATTGGATTTACGAGCCTCGTCTTGATCTTTTCGCCGGGCCCGCATTTCCTGCTTCAAGGATTCCTTGGACCTTTTGATTTTCGCCTTCTTTTTTGCTGCGATTGCGTGCTCTTCCTCATGAATCCCCAGTACATTCATGAGGGCGTGAACCAGCTGGTCCTTTTCCATCTCATGAATGGTGCCGGAAATCTGATCCTTATACTTGAGCGCTTCATCTCTTAATTTAGTTATGGTCATCTTTTCCAAGTCTCTTTTTTCCATGTCCTGGATC
Proteins encoded in this region:
- a CDS encoding response regulator gives rise to the protein MKSLIVEDDFVARRILKDILSAYGHCDIAIDGQEAVCAFRMAWEENRPYDLVCMDIMMPNIDGHEALRQIRELEDLLCITNSRKVKAIMLSALDDPKNVVRAFAKGEVSSYLVKPIKKQDLVAAISKLGLLA